GGGGACCTCGACCAGACGCGCGGTGGGGATGAGACCGAGCAGTTCGGTGGCGGCCTCGGCGGTCACCATGTCCGATTGCCGGCCGCGAACGAGCAGCGTGGGCGCCGTGATGTGACGGGCGGCCCGGATCATCCGCTCTGCGGAGGTGTTCGCCGGGTCGGCCGTGAAACTCAGGAAATCCGGATCCCAGTGCCAGTACCAGCGGCCGTCCTCGCCCAGCCGGACGTTCTTCTTCAGGCCGTCCAGTCCGGCCGTCCGCCTGCGGCGCGGATTGTAGGAGCGGACCGCCTCCGCGACCTCCTCCAGTGAGGAGAAGCCGTCCGGAGCGCCCCGCATGAAAGCCCGGACCCGGGCCTGTCCGGCCGGATCCAGCCGGGGTGCGATGTCCACGAGCACGAGCCCCGCAACGGTGCCCGGATGCTCGCCCTCGGCGACCAGGGCGGTGCGTCCGCCCATCGAAGCGCCGATCACCACGGGTGGTTCGTCGAGCACTTCCACCGCTCGTAGAAGGTCTCCGACCATGTCGTCCAGCGTGTAAGTGCCCGTCGGGGACCAAGCGCTGTCGCCGTGCCCCCGGGCGTCCAGGGTGATGGCGCTGAAGCCCTGTGCGGCCAGCCGCCGCGCCGTTCGTGCCCATGAGTGCCGCGTCTGCCCGCCGCCGTGCAGCAGCAACACCGTGCCCTGCGGGTCCTCGGGTTCCCAGCAGTCGGCAGCAAGGCCGATGCCGTGGACTCCTTCGAATGTGACCTGTTCGCGCGGGGCGCGGTCTGTCTCCGTCACAGCCTCTCCTTTGAACCGTTGACACTGTCGGCGGCCGAGCGTAGCTTGCAGGCAGTCGAAATTGCGACATTGAATTCGCATATACGAATTACTTGTGGGGTGTCAGGGACGGCACCCGATGTCACCAACCGCCGGACGAGAGCTGCCTGCCTGGCGTCCGGAAGATCAGGGGTGTGTCCGGTGAGTGAACGCGGCCAGATCTTCATCAATGGAAAGTGGGTGCCCTCTGCGGGCACCGGTGTGATCGAGGTGATCAACCCGGTCACGGAGGAGCGTGTCGCGACGGTCCCGGCGGGGACCGCTGCGGATGTCGACCTCGCGGCCCGCGCTGCCGCCGAGGCGTTCCCCGCCTGGTCGCGGACGTCGGTCGACGAGCGTGCGGCATTGCTGCGCAAGCTGGCCCAGCTGACGGAGGCGCGGAGCGAGGAGATCACCCGGGCTGTCGTGAGCGAGATCGGCCAGCCCTACTCGGTCGCCATCCGGTCCCAAGGCGCCTCCGCGGTCGAGGACCTGCGGAGTATCGCCGAGAGCCTGCCGGAGATCAGCTGGGAGGAGCAGGTCGGGCACACCGTTGTGGTCCGTGAGGCGGCCGGTGTGGTCGGTGCGATCACGCCGTGGAACGGGCCGATGCGCATGATCTGTATGAAGGCGGGGGCGGCGATCGCCGCCGGCTGCACGGTCGTGCTCAAGGGCACGGAGGTGGCGCCGCTCAGTTCGTTCATCTTTGCCGAGATCGCCGAAGAGGCCGGTCTGCCCGACGGGGTGTTCAACCTCGTCTCCGGCAGCGGTCCGGACGTCGGTGAGGCGCTGGTGACCCATCCGTTGGTCGACATGGTGTCGCTCACCGGCTCCGTACGTGCCGGACGTCGGGTGATGGAACTGGCCTCGCGGTCTGTCAAGAAGGTCGCCCTCGAACTCGGCGGCAAGTCGGCGAACGTCATTCTGGAGGACGCCGACCTCACCCGGGCGATCGAGGTCGGTATCGAGGATGCCTTTCGCAACTCCGGCCAGGTGTGCGGCGGGCTCTCCCGCGTTCTTGTCCCGCGCTCCCGCCTCGCCGAGGCGGAGGAGATCGCCGTCCGCAAGGCAGAGAGTTATGTGCTCGGCGACCCGTACGATCCGGCCACCACGCTCGGTCCCGTCGCCAACGTTCACCAGCGGCAGCGCATCCGTGACTACATCCGTTCCGGCCTCGACGAGGGTGTGCGGCTGCTCACGGGCGGTCCCGAAGCGCCGGAGGGACTCGACCGGGGCTTCTTCGTGCGGCCCACCGTCTTCTCCGGTGACAACACCTCCAGGATTGCAAGGGAGGAGATCTTCGGACCCGTCGTCGTGATCATCCCCTTCGACAGCGAGGAGGAGGCCTTCGAGATCGCCAACGACACCCAGTACGGACTCGCCGGGGCGATCTGGGCTGGCGACGACGACCGTGCCCGAGCGCTCGCCCGCAACCTGCGTACCGGCCGGATCCGTATCAACGGCTCGGCGGTCAACCAGCGCGCCCCGCACGGCGGGTTCAAACTCTCCGGCATCGGCCGGGAGTTCGGGCGCTACGGCATCGAGGAATTCCTCGAGTACAAGTCCATCGGCTGACGAGGGCGAGGAGAACCATGACCACCGTCAACGCACGCTCCACAGCCGGACCCGGCGAGCCGTTCAAAGCCGCAACGATAGACCGACGCGACGTCGGCCCGACGGACGTCCTCATCGACATCGCCTACTGCGGGGTCTGCCACACCGACGTCAGCCGCGCACGCGGCGAGTTCGGGACAACCACGTACCCGCTGGTGCCCGGGCACGAGATCGCAGGCATCGTGTCGCTGGCGGGGCCCGAGGTGACCAGATTCTCGGTCGGAGACCGGGTGGGAGTCGGCTGCCTGGTCGACTCCTGCCGGAAGTGCGACTACTGCCGGGCCGGCCTGGAGCCGTACTGCCGCACCGGACACGTGAGGACCTACAACGACACCGGCCGCGATGGACAGCCCACGCTGGGCGGGTACAGCGAGAAGATCGTCGTCGATGAGGCCTATGTGGTCCGCATCCCCAACTCCATCCCCCTGCACACCGCCGCGCCCCTGCTCTGCGCCGGGATCACGATGTACTCGCCGCTTCGCCACTGGAAGGCAGGTCCGGACACGCGCGTCGCGATCGTCGGTTTCGGTGGCCTCGGCCACGTCGGAGTGCCCATCGCGGCGGCGCTGGGCACTCCCCCCACCGTCCTCGACCTGACCCCGGACAAGCGGGATGACGCGCTGCGGCGCGGGGCCCGCGACTACCGGGTCACCACCGACCCCGCCACGTTCACCGACCTCGCGGGAACCTTCGATCTCATCGTGTCGACCGCACCGGCGAACCTCGACTACGAGGCCTTCCTCGAACTGCTCACACTTGACGGCACGTTCGTCAACCTGGGCGTGCCGAAGAAGCCGATCAGCGTCGACGTCTTCTCCCTTCTCTACAACCGGCGTTCCATGGCGGGCACGCTGGTCGGAGGTATCCAGGAAACGCAGGAGATGCTCGACTTCTGCGCCGAGCACGACATCGCCGCCGAGGTCGAGGTCATCCGGGCCGGCCAGATCGACGTCGCTTTCGACCGGCTCGCGGCTGGCGATGTCCGCTATCGGTTCGTGATCGACGTCAGCACGATGGCGGCCGGCTGACGACGGACAGTTGCACAACCGGCCCGTCCGCGTCATGGGACTGACGGCCCCACGCACGGCTGTCGTTTGGTTTACATCCCACGACACCGTCGCGAGGGACTCCGTGCGTGCGGTCGGCCGCTTCGGGACAGCGACGCCGCGTTGGACTGCGTAGCCCGCCCGCCCGGCCCCGCGTTCCGCTCCATTGTCTTGGTGAACCCGTCCACCATCTTGTGGTCGAAGG
This window of the Streptomyces niveus genome carries:
- a CDS encoding alpha/beta fold hydrolase, which codes for MTETDRAPREQVTFEGVHGIGLAADCWEPEDPQGTVLLLHGGGQTRHSWARTARRLAAQGFSAITLDARGHGDSAWSPTGTYTLDDMVGDLLRAVEVLDEPPVVIGASMGGRTALVAEGEHPGTVAGLVLVDIAPRLDPAGQARVRAFMRGAPDGFSSLEEVAEAVRSYNPRRRRTAGLDGLKKNVRLGEDGRWYWHWDPDFLSFTADPANTSAERMIRAARHITAPTLLVRGRQSDMVTAEAATELLGLIPTARLVEVPAGHMVAGDDNDVFTREVHDLLNLAAGRWSDRFPR
- a CDS encoding aldehyde dehydrogenase family protein, whose translation is MSERGQIFINGKWVPSAGTGVIEVINPVTEERVATVPAGTAADVDLAARAAAEAFPAWSRTSVDERAALLRKLAQLTEARSEEITRAVVSEIGQPYSVAIRSQGASAVEDLRSIAESLPEISWEEQVGHTVVVREAAGVVGAITPWNGPMRMICMKAGAAIAAGCTVVLKGTEVAPLSSFIFAEIAEEAGLPDGVFNLVSGSGPDVGEALVTHPLVDMVSLTGSVRAGRRVMELASRSVKKVALELGGKSANVILEDADLTRAIEVGIEDAFRNSGQVCGGLSRVLVPRSRLAEAEEIAVRKAESYVLGDPYDPATTLGPVANVHQRQRIRDYIRSGLDEGVRLLTGGPEAPEGLDRGFFVRPTVFSGDNTSRIAREEIFGPVVVIIPFDSEEEAFEIANDTQYGLAGAIWAGDDDRARALARNLRTGRIRINGSAVNQRAPHGGFKLSGIGREFGRYGIEEFLEYKSIG
- a CDS encoding NAD(P)-dependent alcohol dehydrogenase, encoding MTTVNARSTAGPGEPFKAATIDRRDVGPTDVLIDIAYCGVCHTDVSRARGEFGTTTYPLVPGHEIAGIVSLAGPEVTRFSVGDRVGVGCLVDSCRKCDYCRAGLEPYCRTGHVRTYNDTGRDGQPTLGGYSEKIVVDEAYVVRIPNSIPLHTAAPLLCAGITMYSPLRHWKAGPDTRVAIVGFGGLGHVGVPIAAALGTPPTVLDLTPDKRDDALRRGARDYRVTTDPATFTDLAGTFDLIVSTAPANLDYEAFLELLTLDGTFVNLGVPKKPISVDVFSLLYNRRSMAGTLVGGIQETQEMLDFCAEHDIAAEVEVIRAGQIDVAFDRLAAGDVRYRFVIDVSTMAAG